One window from the genome of Cricetulus griseus strain 17A/GY chromosome 2, alternate assembly CriGri-PICRH-1.0, whole genome shotgun sequence encodes:
- the LOC100751342 gene encoding LOW QUALITY PROTEIN: FUN14 domain-containing protein 1-like isoform X2 (The sequence of the model RefSeq protein was modified relative to this genomic sequence to represent the inferred CDS: inserted 2 bases in 1 codon; substituted 1 base at 1 genomic stop codon), with translation MASRNPPAQDWXNDDESYEVLDLTEYARRHHWWNRVFGHTSGSMVEKHSVATQIVMGGVTGWCAGFLYQKVGKLAATAVGGGFLLLQIASHSGYVQINWKRVEKDVNKVKRQIKKRTNKAAPEINNVIEEATEFIKXNIVISGGFVGGFLLGLAS, from the exons ATGGCGTCCCGGAACCCTCCTGCCCAAGACTG AAACGATGATGAATCTTACGAAGTGCTGGATTTAACTGAGTATGCAAGAAGACACCACTGGTGGAATCGAGTATTTGGCCACACTTCGGGATCCATGGTAGAAAAACACTCAGTAGCTACCCAGATTGTAATGGGTGGTGTGACTGGCTGGTGTGCAGGATTTTTATACCAGAAAGTTGGAAAACTTGCAGCAACTGCAGTAGGCGGTGGCTTTCTTCTCCTGCAGATTGCGAGTCACAGTGGCTATGTGCAAATCAACTGGAAGAGAGTTGAAAAAGATGTAAACAAAGTAAAAAGACAAattaagaaaagaacaaataaagcaGCACCCGAAATCAACAATGTAATTGAAGAAGCAACAGAATTTATCAAGTAGAACATCGTGATATCCGGTGGCTTTGTGGGAGGCTTTTTGCTAGGCCTTGCCTCTTAA